A window of the Amycolatopsis solani genome harbors these coding sequences:
- a CDS encoding glycosyltransferase family 4 protein, with protein MLIDATAVPADRGGVGRYVDSLVAALDADGARLTVVCQPRDLQLYDRLAPRSRVVPASPSTTTRTARLTWEQATLPRLTRRLGADVVHSPHYTMPLATSAASVVTLHDATFFTDAVLHSSVKARFFRAWTATALRRATLCVVPSAATAAELARVGPVRHASLEVIHHGVDTERFHPPSPAEIAAARAAVGLGRTPYVAFLGALEPRKNVPALIRGFARAVAGRPDAPALVLAGQPGWDTQVERALDAVPHRLRVIRAGYLPFGTLAGFLGGASLVAYPSLGEGFGLPVLEAMACGACVLTTRRLSLPEVGGDAVAYCGVGAGDVAAAISELLADPGRRAELATAAQQRAKEFSWATTAERHREAYGKAWSRHLRSR; from the coding sequence GTGCTGATCGACGCGACGGCGGTGCCCGCGGACCGCGGCGGGGTGGGCCGGTACGTGGATTCGCTGGTCGCCGCCCTCGACGCGGACGGCGCGCGGCTCACCGTCGTCTGCCAGCCCCGCGACCTGCAGCTTTACGATCGGCTGGCGCCGCGCTCGCGCGTCGTGCCCGCCTCGCCGTCGACGACCACCCGCACGGCGCGGCTGACCTGGGAACAGGCGACCCTGCCCCGGCTGACCCGCCGCCTCGGCGCGGACGTCGTCCACTCACCGCACTACACGATGCCGCTCGCGACGTCGGCGGCTTCGGTGGTCACGCTGCACGACGCGACGTTCTTCACGGACGCGGTGCTGCACTCGTCGGTGAAGGCCCGCTTCTTCCGCGCGTGGACGGCGACGGCGTTGCGCCGCGCGACGCTGTGCGTGGTCCCCTCGGCGGCGACGGCGGCGGAGCTGGCCCGCGTCGGCCCGGTCCGGCACGCGTCCTTGGAAGTCATTCACCACGGCGTCGACACCGAGCGCTTCCACCCGCCGTCCCCTGCGGAGATCGCCGCGGCGCGGGCCGCGGTGGGCCTCGGGCGGACGCCTTACGTGGCGTTTTTGGGGGCGCTGGAGCCGCGCAAGAACGTGCCGGCCCTGATCCGCGGGTTCGCCCGCGCGGTGGCGGGGCGCCCGGACGCGCCGGCGTTGGTGCTGGCCGGGCAGCCGGGGTGGGACACGCAGGTCGAGCGGGCTTTGGACGCGGTCCCGCACCGGCTGCGCGTGATCCGGGCGGGGTACCTGCCGTTCGGCACGCTGGCGGGGTTCCTGGGAGGGGCTTCGCTGGTGGCGTACCCATCGCTGGGCGAGGGCTTCGGGCTCCCGGTCCTGGAGGCGATGGCGTGCGGCGCGTGCGTGCTGACCACCCGTCGGCTGTCGCTCCCGGAGGTGGGTGGGGACGCGGTGGCGTACTGCGGCGTGGGCGCCGGGGACGTGGCCGCGGCGATCAGTGAGCTGCTGGCCGATCCGGGGCGACGGGCGGAGCTGGCTACGGCGGCGCAGCAGCGGGCGAAGGAGTTTTCCTGGGCCACGACGGCGGAGCGTCATCGGGAGGCTTACGGGAAGGCCTGGTCACGGCACCTGCGGAGCCGCTGA
- a CDS encoding glycosyltransferase family 4 protein, with protein sequence MPELVVLAEQLLAPVPGGTGRYTAELLPALAKTAPPGWTVSSVVARHADVTVAELDGVDGPRVLKIPPRALVAAWQLGLRWWPGGDAVHAPTPFAPPRAPAGKTLSVTVHDTVPWTHPETLTARGVSWHRSMIARAARRASGLVVPTRAVADELAVLIDLDVPVRVVPHGVRVPAGDADLELPARYVLAVGTIEPRKGIDVLIDAVAALDGVMLVLAGQPGWGGVDPVALAVERGLPAERLRVLGKVSDAELATALRHASALAVPSLAEGFGLGLLEAMAAGVPVVHTDVPALVEVAGGAGVTVPRGDARALAAALREVLGSPSRAAELVRSGRDRAKAFTWRRAAEAVWAIHRRPRD encoded by the coding sequence GTGCCCGAACTGGTCGTGCTCGCCGAGCAGCTCCTCGCGCCCGTGCCCGGTGGCACCGGGCGCTACACGGCCGAGCTGCTCCCCGCGCTCGCGAAGACCGCGCCGCCGGGCTGGACGGTGTCCAGCGTGGTCGCGCGGCACGCCGACGTGACCGTGGCCGAGCTCGACGGCGTCGACGGCCCGCGGGTGCTGAAGATCCCGCCGCGCGCGCTGGTCGCCGCGTGGCAGCTGGGCCTGCGCTGGTGGCCGGGCGGGGATGCGGTGCACGCGCCGACGCCGTTCGCGCCGCCGCGCGCGCCGGCCGGGAAGACGCTGAGCGTGACCGTGCACGACACCGTGCCGTGGACCCACCCCGAGACGCTGACCGCGCGCGGCGTCAGCTGGCACCGGTCGATGATCGCGCGGGCCGCGCGGCGGGCGTCGGGGCTGGTCGTGCCGACCCGGGCGGTCGCCGACGAGCTGGCGGTGCTGATCGACCTCGACGTCCCGGTGCGCGTGGTCCCGCACGGCGTGCGGGTGCCCGCCGGCGACGCGGACCTCGAGCTGCCCGCCCGGTACGTGCTGGCGGTCGGCACGATCGAGCCGCGCAAGGGCATCGACGTGCTGATCGACGCGGTCGCCGCGCTGGACGGCGTGATGCTCGTGCTCGCCGGCCAGCCGGGCTGGGGCGGCGTCGACCCGGTCGCCTTGGCGGTCGAGCGTGGCCTTCCCGCCGAGCGGCTGCGGGTGCTCGGGAAGGTGTCGGACGCCGAGCTGGCGACCGCGCTCCGGCACGCGAGCGCGCTGGCCGTGCCGAGCCTCGCCGAAGGGTTCGGGCTGGGCCTGCTGGAGGCGATGGCGGCCGGGGTCCCGGTGGTGCACACCGACGTCCCGGCGCTGGTCGAGGTGGCCGGCGGCGCGGGCGTGACGGTGCCGCGCGGCGACGCCAGGGCGCTGGCGGCCGCGCTCCGGGAGGTGCTCGGTTCGCCGTCCCGGGCGGCGGAACTGGTGCGGTCGGGGCGGGACCGGGCGAAGGCGTTCACCTGGCGCCGCGCCGCGGAAGCCGTCTGGGCGATCCACCGGCGGCCCCGCGATTAG
- a CDS encoding glycosyltransferase family 2 protein: protein MRDVTANPATTVVVVTWRGAGHVTACLDALAAQTRPHRTLVVDNASDDGTAALLEGHPSRPQVLRLPRNTGYAGALAVALEKVGTPLIAWLNDDAEPAPDWLATLEDTLGKAPLAAAATSLLVRPDGTTQSAGVRLTADGHGADLTEPAGEVFAFCGGAALLRTDVLKSVHGVPAAFFCYYEDTDTAWRLRLAGWDVVAVPGARVRHAHGVSSKPGSPLFHRWNERNRLLMLLRCAPRGVAVNQLVRFAVLTAVLPLRPGRPAAANFRFGLRCRVLAEVAARLPATVLARRRIGRRATLGRGAVWEAWAGL from the coding sequence GTGCGGGACGTGACCGCGAATCCCGCCACCACGGTGGTCGTCGTGACCTGGCGGGGTGCCGGGCACGTCACCGCCTGCCTCGACGCGCTCGCCGCGCAGACGCGTCCACATCGGACGCTCGTGGTGGACAACGCCTCCGACGACGGCACCGCCGCCCTGCTCGAAGGCCATCCTTCGCGTCCGCAAGTACTCCGCCTTCCCCGCAACACCGGGTACGCGGGCGCCCTCGCCGTCGCGCTCGAGAAGGTCGGTACGCCGCTCATCGCGTGGCTGAACGACGACGCCGAACCGGCCCCGGACTGGCTCGCGACGCTGGAGGACACCCTCGGGAAAGCACCGCTGGCGGCCGCGGCGACGTCGCTGCTCGTGCGGCCCGACGGCACCACCCAGTCCGCCGGGGTCCGGCTGACCGCCGACGGCCACGGCGCCGACCTCACCGAGCCGGCCGGCGAGGTGTTCGCCTTCTGCGGCGGCGCGGCCCTGCTGCGCACGGACGTGCTGAAGAGCGTGCACGGCGTCCCGGCGGCCTTCTTCTGCTACTACGAGGACACCGACACCGCGTGGCGGCTGCGGCTGGCCGGCTGGGACGTCGTCGCGGTGCCCGGCGCCCGCGTCCGGCACGCGCACGGCGTCAGCAGCAAGCCCGGTTCGCCGCTGTTCCACCGCTGGAACGAGCGCAACCGGCTGCTCATGCTGCTGCGGTGCGCGCCCCGCGGGGTCGCGGTGAACCAGCTGGTCAGGTTCGCCGTGTTGACAGCGGTGCTGCCGCTGCGGCCGGGACGGCCGGCCGCGGCGAACTTCCGGTTCGGGCTGCGCTGCCGGGTCCTCGCCGAGGTCGCCGCGCGGCTGCCGGCGACGGTGCTCGCCCGCCGCCGGATCGGCCGCCGCGCGACGCTCGGCCGAGGCGCGGTCTGGGAGGCTTGGGCGGGCCTTTAA
- a CDS encoding glycosyltransferase translates to MAQGEPQPLVSVIVVNYHGADDTITCLRALAEHDYPELELICVDNSDEAARIREAVPSAQVIEAGRNTGFAGGCNLGAKHAKGTVLGFLNNDARPAPGWVAAAVAELRAQPRVAAVASKVVDWDGTGTDFVDGGLTWFGMGYKRHAGLPLAEVPAAEHEVAKDVLFGTGSAMFVRESVFAELGGFDERFFMFYEDVDLGWRLNLRGWRVRYVPESQAFHRHHGTMSTVDAPETGRETFLLERNALAALYKNLSDETLARALPAALALAVRRATARGELDATQLDLEQGVGPIESGDVAVPRTTLAGLLAIDQFVEQLPSLAESRAVEQAARVRTDADLLPLLRKALEPAYPLPRYLAAHDILVEAFGIEKAFGQRRRILVITGDALTERMAGPAIRAWNIALALAAEHDVHLVTTNPLATPPPAPFRVSAGKHRELEAPIAWADVIVLQGHVLELAPTLKKQHSGKIVVADLYDPMHLELLEQGKGVADDQRAADLAGVTKVLDAQLERGDFFLCASERQRHFWLGHLAALGRLSPRLYDADPTTQSLLAVVPFGLSPEPPVRTGPGLRSTLGIGGTDHVVLWAGGVYSWFDPLTLVRAIDELRRRRGDVRLVFLGMKHPNPEVAEMDIGTRTIRLADSLGLTGKHVYFNEQWVPYHERQNWLLDANCGVTTHYEHVETTFAFRTRVLDYLWAGLPIVTTDGDAFADLVRAEKLGVVVPAEDASALADALEKSLYDEEFAAGCVERIAVVAQRFAWPEALKPLVEFCRDPRPAADRLPGSADLVKTPAVRGRAMLRRDVDLVREYLTAGGAGELARRAGGRVLKVAKQRLRRG, encoded by the coding sequence TTGGCGCAGGGGGAACCGCAACCGCTCGTCTCGGTGATCGTGGTGAACTACCACGGCGCCGACGACACGATCACCTGCCTGCGCGCGCTCGCCGAGCACGACTACCCCGAGCTCGAGCTCATCTGCGTCGACAACTCGGACGAGGCCGCGCGCATCCGCGAGGCCGTGCCGTCGGCCCAGGTGATCGAGGCCGGCCGCAACACCGGGTTCGCGGGCGGCTGCAACCTCGGCGCGAAGCACGCGAAGGGCACCGTCCTCGGCTTCCTCAACAACGACGCCCGCCCGGCACCCGGCTGGGTCGCCGCGGCCGTCGCCGAGCTGCGCGCCCAGCCCCGCGTCGCCGCCGTGGCCAGCAAGGTCGTCGACTGGGACGGCACCGGCACCGACTTCGTCGACGGCGGCCTGACCTGGTTCGGCATGGGCTACAAGCGCCACGCCGGCCTCCCGCTGGCCGAGGTCCCGGCCGCCGAGCACGAGGTCGCGAAGGACGTCCTGTTCGGCACCGGCTCGGCGATGTTCGTCCGGGAAAGCGTGTTCGCCGAGCTCGGCGGCTTCGACGAGCGGTTCTTCATGTTCTACGAGGACGTCGACCTCGGCTGGCGGCTGAACCTGCGCGGCTGGCGGGTGCGGTACGTCCCGGAATCGCAGGCGTTCCACCGCCACCACGGCACGATGTCCACAGTGGACGCTCCGGAGACCGGCCGCGAGACCTTTCTCTTGGAGCGCAACGCACTCGCCGCGCTCTACAAGAACCTCTCCGACGAAACGCTGGCCCGCGCGCTGCCCGCGGCGCTCGCGCTGGCCGTGCGCCGGGCCACCGCCCGCGGCGAGCTGGACGCGACCCAGCTCGACCTCGAACAGGGCGTCGGCCCGATCGAGTCCGGCGACGTCGCCGTCCCGCGGACCACGCTGGCCGGACTGCTCGCCATCGACCAGTTCGTCGAGCAGCTGCCGTCGCTGGCGGAGTCCCGCGCGGTCGAGCAGGCCGCGCGCGTCCGCACCGACGCCGACCTGCTTCCGTTGCTGCGCAAGGCGTTGGAGCCGGCGTACCCGCTGCCGCGTTACCTCGCCGCGCACGACATCCTCGTCGAGGCGTTCGGCATCGAAAAGGCTTTCGGGCAGCGGCGCCGGATCCTCGTGATCACCGGCGACGCGCTCACCGAGCGGATGGCGGGCCCGGCGATCCGCGCCTGGAACATCGCGCTGGCGCTGGCCGCCGAGCACGACGTCCACCTGGTCACCACCAACCCCCTCGCGACGCCGCCGCCCGCGCCGTTCCGGGTCAGCGCCGGCAAGCACCGCGAGCTGGAAGCGCCGATCGCCTGGGCCGACGTCATCGTCCTGCAGGGTCACGTGCTGGAACTGGCGCCGACGCTGAAGAAGCAGCACAGCGGCAAGATCGTCGTCGCCGACCTCTACGACCCGATGCACTTGGAGCTGCTGGAGCAGGGCAAGGGCGTCGCCGACGACCAGCGCGCGGCCGACCTCGCCGGCGTCACGAAGGTGCTGGACGCGCAGCTCGAGCGCGGCGATTTCTTCCTCTGCGCGTCCGAGCGGCAGCGGCACTTCTGGCTCGGTCACCTGGCCGCGCTGGGCCGGCTTTCCCCGCGGCTCTACGACGCCGATCCGACGACGCAGTCGCTGCTCGCGGTCGTCCCCTTCGGACTGTCGCCGGAGCCGCCGGTGCGCACCGGGCCGGGCCTGCGCTCGACGCTGGGCATCGGCGGCACGGACCACGTCGTGCTCTGGGCGGGCGGGGTATACAGCTGGTTCGACCCGCTGACGCTGGTCCGCGCGATCGACGAGCTGCGCCGCCGCCGCGGCGACGTCCGGCTGGTGTTCCTCGGGATGAAGCACCCGAACCCCGAGGTCGCCGAGATGGACATCGGCACCCGCACGATCCGGCTCGCGGATTCGCTGGGGCTGACGGGCAAGCACGTCTACTTCAACGAGCAGTGGGTGCCCTACCACGAGCGCCAGAACTGGCTGCTCGACGCGAACTGCGGGGTGACGACCCACTACGAGCACGTCGAGACGACGTTCGCGTTCCGCACCCGCGTCCTCGACTACCTGTGGGCCGGCCTGCCGATCGTCACCACCGACGGCGACGCCTTCGCCGACCTGGTGCGGGCGGAGAAGCTCGGCGTGGTCGTGCCGGCCGAGGACGCTTCCGCGCTGGCGGACGCACTGGAAAAGTCGTTGTACGACGAGGAGTTCGCGGCCGGCTGCGTCGAGCGGATCGCCGTCGTCGCGCAGCGGTTCGCGTGGCCCGAAGCACTGAAGCCGCTGGTGGAGTTCTGCCGCGACCCGCGCCCGGCGGCCGACCGGCTGCCCGGGTCCGCCGACCTGGTGAAGACGCCGGCGGTGCGCGGGCGGGCGATGCTGCGGCGGGACGTCGACCTCGTCCGCGAGTACCTGACCGCGGGCGGTGCGGGCGAGCTGGCCCGGCGCGCGGGCGGCCGCGTGCTCAAGGTCGCGAAGCAACGGCTCCGCCGTGGCTAG
- a CDS encoding glycosyltransferase family 4 protein: MARSLSVLLDGTPLLGARTGIGRYTSALIEELVSISEVDTRAVAFTLRGWRRLRHVLPYGAQARGMPVAARLLRMAWVRSDFPPVELFAGPTDVVHGTNFVLPGRFRAAGVVTIHDLAFLDNPAELAPSDRDLPELVRRGAHRANVICTPTAAVADAVAERLDVSRDKIVVTPLGVNPAWFTARPPDDERRARLGLPAKYLLFAGAAGPRKGLDWLTRAHDAAPDLPDLVFAGPGPFPHGPRRTQTGYLSDVDLRTVVAGASALVLPSRDEGFGLPVLEAMASDVPVVCTDIPALREVAGDCASLVPYGDVDSLASALRTAVTDPHAVATSAARRTHAAGFTWRTCAELTVGAYRLASGRH; this comes from the coding sequence GTGGCTAGGTCCCTCAGCGTTCTCCTCGACGGCACCCCGCTCCTCGGTGCCCGCACCGGGATCGGCCGGTACACGTCCGCGCTGATCGAAGAACTGGTGTCGATCTCCGAGGTGGACACGCGCGCGGTGGCGTTCACGCTGCGCGGCTGGCGGCGGCTGCGGCACGTGCTCCCGTACGGCGCGCAGGCCCGCGGGATGCCGGTGGCGGCGCGGCTGCTGCGGATGGCGTGGGTCCGTTCGGACTTCCCGCCGGTGGAGCTGTTCGCCGGCCCGACCGACGTCGTGCACGGCACGAACTTCGTGCTGCCGGGCCGGTTCCGCGCGGCGGGCGTGGTGACGATCCACGACCTGGCCTTTTTGGACAACCCGGCGGAGCTGGCCCCGAGCGACCGCGACCTCCCGGAACTGGTCCGCCGCGGCGCGCACCGGGCCAACGTGATCTGCACCCCGACGGCCGCGGTCGCGGACGCGGTGGCGGAGCGCCTCGACGTTTCCCGCGACAAGATCGTGGTGACCCCGCTGGGCGTCAACCCGGCGTGGTTCACCGCGCGTCCCCCGGACGACGAGCGCCGCGCCCGCCTCGGCCTGCCCGCGAAGTACCTGCTGTTCGCGGGCGCGGCGGGCCCGCGCAAGGGCCTGGACTGGCTGACCCGCGCGCACGACGCGGCCCCGGACCTCCCGGACCTGGTGTTCGCCGGGCCCGGCCCGTTCCCCCACGGCCCACGCCGGACCCAGACGGGCTACCTGTCCGATGTGGACCTGCGCACGGTGGTGGCGGGCGCGTCGGCACTGGTGCTGCCCTCGCGCGACGAGGGTTTCGGCCTGCCGGTACTGGAAGCGATGGCCTCGGACGTCCCGGTGGTCTGCACGGACATCCCGGCCCTGCGCGAAGTGGCGGGCGACTGCGCGAGCCTGGTCCCGTACGGCGACGTGGACAGCCTGGCTTCGGCCCTGCGGACAGCGGTGACGGACCCGCACGCGGTGGCGACGTCGGCGGCCCGCCGCACCCACGCGGCGGGCTTCACGTGGCGCACGTGCGCGGAACTGACGGTGGGCGCGTACCGCCTGGCCTCCGGCCGTCACTGA
- the rfbD gene encoding dTDP-4-dehydrorhamnose reductase → MRLTVLVPGGSGQLGRDLAALASSEVDVVAPGSAELDVTATGQVLAAVGALADRARETGSAPVVVNAAAYTAVDAAEKDEERAFAVNADGPRVLAAACAARRVPLIHVSTDYVFSGDASVPYEPSDELGPRSAYGRTKAAGEDAVLGSGASSWVVRTGWLYGKSGSNFVKTMAALEASRPELSVVDDQVGGPTWTADLAGGLLELASRVAGGDGPEARILHCTNAGSVSWCGFARAVFERLGADPARVRPCTTEEFPRPAVRPAYSVLSPSSWKAAWLTPMRPWEEALDAYFAAE, encoded by the coding sequence GTGCGGCTGACGGTGCTCGTCCCCGGTGGTTCCGGACAACTCGGCCGGGATCTCGCCGCGCTGGCGTCCTCCGAGGTCGACGTGGTGGCGCCGGGTTCCGCGGAACTCGACGTGACGGCGACGGGCCAGGTCCTCGCGGCGGTCGGCGCGCTGGCCGATCGTGCCCGGGAGACGGGTTCGGCGCCGGTGGTCGTCAACGCGGCGGCGTACACGGCGGTCGACGCGGCGGAGAAGGACGAAGAGCGTGCGTTCGCGGTGAACGCCGACGGCCCCCGCGTCCTGGCGGCGGCGTGCGCGGCCCGGCGCGTGCCGCTGATCCACGTGTCGACGGACTACGTGTTTTCCGGCGACGCTTCGGTTCCCTACGAGCCGTCGGACGAACTCGGGCCGCGTTCGGCGTACGGCCGCACGAAGGCGGCGGGCGAGGACGCGGTGCTCGGGTCCGGGGCGTCGTCGTGGGTGGTGCGGACCGGGTGGCTGTACGGCAAGTCGGGGTCGAACTTCGTGAAGACCATGGCTGCGCTGGAAGCTTCGCGTCCTGAACTGTCCGTTGTGGACGACCAGGTGGGCGGTCCCACGTGGACGGCCGACCTGGCCGGCGGTCTTCTGGAGCTGGCCTCTCGCGTGGCCGGCGGGGATGGGCCGGAGGCCCGGATCCTGCACTGCACGAACGCGGGATCGGTGAGCTGGTGCGGTTTCGCCCGCGCGGTGTTCGAGCGGCTGGGCGCGGATCCGGCGCGGGTGCGGCCGTGCACGACGGAGGAGTTCCCGCGCCCGGCGGTACGCCCGGCGTACTCGGTGCTGTCGCCGTCGTCGTGGAAAGCGGCGTGGCTGACCCCGATGCGGCCGTGGGAAGAGGCGCTGGACGCCTACTTCGCGGCCGAGTAG
- the rfbB gene encoding dTDP-glucose 4,6-dehydratase, whose translation MRVLVTGGAGFIGSHYVRQVLTGAYPALRDAEVVVLDKLTYAGNEANLAPVAADPRLRFVRGDICDTALVTEVMRGVDLVVHFAAESHVDRSILGSADFVLTNVLGTQNLLQAAVDAGVGKFVHVSTDEVYGSIAEGSWTEDHVLEPNSPYSASKASSDLVARSFFRTHGLPVCVTRCSNNYGPYQFPEKVIPLFVTNLLDGRKVPLYGDGLNVRDWLHVDDHCHGIQLVAEGGRPGEIYNIGGGTELTNRALTEKLLEAVGAGWDSVEPVEDRKGHDRRYSVDITKISSELGYAPRVSFEDGLAATVAWYTDNRAWWEPLAERAALKK comes from the coding sequence ATGCGGGTCCTGGTCACCGGTGGTGCGGGCTTCATCGGGTCGCACTACGTCCGGCAGGTGCTGACCGGCGCCTACCCGGCGCTGCGTGACGCCGAGGTTGTCGTGCTGGACAAGCTCACCTACGCCGGCAACGAGGCCAACCTGGCCCCGGTCGCCGCCGACCCGCGACTGCGGTTCGTCCGCGGCGACATCTGCGACACCGCGCTGGTCACCGAGGTCATGCGGGGCGTCGACCTGGTCGTGCACTTCGCCGCCGAGTCGCATGTGGACCGCTCGATCCTCGGCTCCGCCGACTTCGTGCTGACGAACGTGCTCGGCACCCAGAACCTGCTGCAGGCGGCCGTCGACGCGGGCGTCGGCAAGTTCGTGCACGTGTCCACCGACGAGGTGTACGGCTCGATCGCGGAAGGTTCGTGGACCGAAGACCACGTGCTGGAGCCGAACTCGCCGTACTCGGCGTCGAAGGCGTCGTCCGACCTGGTGGCGCGGTCGTTCTTCCGCACCCACGGGCTGCCGGTGTGCGTCACCCGGTGTTCCAACAACTACGGTCCGTACCAGTTCCCGGAGAAGGTCATCCCGCTGTTCGTCACCAACCTGCTGGACGGGCGGAAGGTGCCGCTCTACGGCGACGGGCTGAACGTCCGTGACTGGCTGCACGTGGACGACCACTGCCACGGCATCCAGCTGGTCGCCGAGGGCGGGCGGCCCGGCGAGATCTACAACATCGGCGGCGGTACCGAGCTGACCAACCGGGCGCTGACGGAAAAGCTGCTCGAAGCCGTGGGGGCCGGCTGGGACAGCGTCGAACCGGTCGAGGACCGCAAGGGCCACGACCGCCGGTACTCGGTGGACATCACGAAGATCAGCAGTGAGCTGGGGTACGCTCCGCGCGTGTCCTTCGAGGACGGTCTGGCCGCGACAGTGGCCTGGTACACGGACAATCGCGCGTGGTGGGAGCCCCTGGCGGAGCGGGCCGCGCTGAAGAAGTAA
- a CDS encoding LCP family protein translates to MTEWPAPPIPARRGSGAALAARRGGKVVVSLLSVAILALTWYGWHFIGDPNSGLTTTNVFADTEAHAKPLDGAIDILLVGQDSRTDAQGNPLPREVLDMLHAGVSDGELNTDTMILVHIPQNGKRAIAISFPRDSWVELAGGYGKHKLNSAFVYAYTDTYKTLQRQGMTDLKQADQEAKVAGRKNLIATIEKFIGKPGMIDRYAEVNLASFYEITKSIGGVEVCLNGPVKEVKSGVDLPGGRQTIEGVQALAFVRQRYGLPNYDLDRIARQQAFLSGLARKVISTDVLTSPGKIADLVGAVKKSVVLSQGWDLTEFAEQMRGLTGGNIEFQTIPTLGNAVIGGADVLRVDQAAVAAEVARLTSDGDTPATPTSTQLPGAKAVTVELFDGTGSAALAGQTHAALQSKGFTLAADQKLSTRTTTVVRYNPADDTALALVKQALGTTVQAEPDRDVTAGHVRVLLGKDFRNSAAAPGGAPTSTAAKPPASTATPTTPAAPPITAGDVPCVN, encoded by the coding sequence GTGACCGAATGGCCTGCGCCGCCCATCCCGGCGCGCCGGGGCAGCGGCGCCGCGCTCGCCGCGCGGCGTGGCGGCAAGGTCGTCGTCTCGCTGCTGTCCGTCGCGATCCTGGCCCTGACCTGGTACGGCTGGCACTTCATCGGTGACCCGAACAGCGGCCTGACCACCACGAACGTCTTCGCCGACACCGAGGCGCACGCGAAGCCGCTCGACGGCGCGATCGACATCCTCCTGGTCGGCCAGGACAGCCGCACCGACGCGCAGGGCAACCCGCTGCCCCGCGAGGTGCTGGACATGCTGCACGCCGGCGTCTCCGACGGCGAGCTGAACACCGACACGATGATCCTCGTGCACATCCCCCAGAACGGGAAGCGCGCGATCGCGATCTCGTTTCCCCGCGACTCCTGGGTGGAGCTGGCCGGCGGCTACGGCAAGCACAAGCTCAACAGCGCGTTTGTCTACGCGTACACGGACACTTACAAAACGTTGCAGCGCCAGGGCATGACCGACCTGAAGCAGGCCGATCAGGAGGCGAAGGTCGCCGGGCGCAAGAACCTGATCGCCACGATCGAGAAGTTCATCGGCAAGCCGGGCATGATCGACCGCTACGCCGAGGTCAACCTGGCGAGCTTCTACGAGATCACCAAGTCGATCGGCGGCGTCGAGGTCTGTCTCAACGGACCGGTCAAGGAAGTGAAGTCCGGCGTGGACCTGCCGGGCGGGCGCCAGACCATCGAAGGCGTGCAGGCGCTCGCGTTCGTCCGCCAGCGCTACGGCCTGCCCAACTACGACCTCGACCGGATCGCCCGCCAGCAGGCGTTCCTGTCCGGGCTGGCCCGCAAGGTGATCTCGACCGACGTGCTGACCAGCCCGGGGAAGATCGCCGACCTCGTGGGCGCGGTGAAGAAGTCCGTCGTGCTGTCGCAGGGCTGGGACCTGACCGAGTTCGCCGAGCAGATGCGCGGCCTGACCGGCGGCAACATCGAGTTCCAGACCATCCCGACGCTGGGCAACGCGGTGATCGGCGGCGCGGACGTGCTTCGCGTCGACCAGGCGGCGGTGGCGGCGGAGGTCGCGCGGCTGACGTCGGACGGCGACACCCCCGCGACGCCGACGTCGACGCAGCTGCCGGGCGCGAAGGCCGTCACGGTGGAGCTGTTCGACGGCACGGGTTCGGCGGCGCTGGCCGGTCAGACGCACGCGGCGCTGCAGAGCAAGGGCTTCACGCTGGCCGCGGACCAGAAGCTGAGCACCCGCACCACGACGGTCGTCCGGTACAACCCGGCCGACGACACCGCGCTGGCGCTCGTCAAGCAAGCGCTGGGCACGACGGTCCAGGCCGAGCCGGACCGGGACGTCACCGCCGGGCACGTGCGCGTGCTGCTCGGCAAGGACTTCCGGAACTCCGCCGCCGCACCCGGTGGCGCGCCGACGTCGACGGCCGCGAAGCCGCCGGCGTCCACTGCGACACCCACCACCCCCGCCGCGCCGCCGATCACGGCGGGCGACGTCCCCTGCGTCAACTAG